In Oryzias melastigma strain HK-1 linkage group LG18, ASM292280v2, whole genome shotgun sequence, one DNA window encodes the following:
- the LOC118600042 gene encoding endonuclease domain-containing 1 protein-like has product MASGLSVSLLFVSMLLSAVRCRVEKELSPECKAFLYMGTPPRGLEHHPVRYICQFYNKKPRYVTLYHSEYRIPIYSAYTFKRTDGERCVDVPWMYEPQLSTLSETDEMQPFPRKYIHMNFEDSQAILDDYTNAIHYERGTLNPDEHQDELDDKASTYTLTNVVPMVPVFTNIVWSKQEHIVRKRLNNYCRGTAHIVTGVTTSGTRIRRDNLDRIAVPKYVWSAYCCTDFDHNTPYGERHKFPSFAHYALNEDVDNNVVEMSVQKLKDFLEKTMFFSKDFQIFVGDCTPPAA; this is encoded by the exons ATGGCATCAGGTTTAAGCGTTAGCCTTTTGTTTGTTAGCATGCTGCTGTCTGCAGTGAGATGCAGGGTGGAAAAGGAGCTATCTCCGGAGTGCAAAGCATTCCTCTACATGGGGACGCCGCCGAGAGGACTGGAGCACCACCCTGTGCGCTACATTTGCCAATTTTACAACAAGAAACCGCGCTATGTGACTCTGTACCACAGCGAGTATCGCATACCCATTTACTCTGCCTACACTTTTAAGCGTACGGACGGGGAGAGATGTGTGGACGTTCCTTGGATGTACGAACCTCAG TTGTCAACACTTTCCGAAACGGATGAGATGCAGCCCTTCCCACGGAAATACATACACATGAACTTTGAGGACTCCCAAGCGATCCTGGACGATTACACCAACGCCATACATTACGAGCGCGGCACCCTGAACCCAGACGAGCACCAGGACGAGCTCGACGACAAAGCCTCCACCTACACCCTCACCAACGTGGTTCCCATGGTGCCTGTTTTCACCAACATCGTCTGGAGCAAACAGGAGCACATCGTCCGCAAAAGGCTGAACAACTACTGCCGTGGCACGGCTCACATCGTGACCGGTGTCACCACTTCCGGAACGAGGATCCGCCGGGACAACCTGGATCGCATTGCGGTGCCCAAGTACGTGTGGTCGGCTTACTGCTGCACCGACTTTGACCACAACACGCCGTACGGTGAGCGGCACAAGTTCCCTTCCTTTGCACACTACGCCCTAAACGAGGACGTAGACAACAATGTGGTGGAGATGTCCGTCCAGAAGCTGAAGGATTTCCTCGAGAAGACGATGTTCTTCAGCAAGGACTTTCAGATATTTGTAGGCGACTGTACCCCACCAGCAGCCTGA
- the si:dkey-85k7.11 gene encoding endonuclease domain-containing 1 protein: protein MHLFYMLSFCLLRVFCLGSATVSNSFKDCSQFFYMQTPPAGIRGSNLKTICQTYGDKQRYATLYDRGHRLPLYSAYVFKKSDGQKRVDTPWMYEPQLASEDEGGNMRVLPLSADIPALVEDSQAVLEDYTDAVEYRRAPLNPDLHQAEPDDKSSTYTLTNVVPLITDFLDSSWNPYLETIRRRLNNFCHGKSFIVTGVTLPGISIRRNNRDRMTAPKHLWLAYCCPRFDRNSPYEVRFMFPSYGGYALNEHVGFNVVEVPLKTLESFLRNQADILKEMTVFYKGCLSENTFKKKRRDLTVTQPQPEERRTPNF, encoded by the exons ATGCATTTGTTTTACATGCTGTCCTTCTGCCTGCTGAGAGTCTTCTGTCTGGGGAGCGCCACTGTGTCCAACAGCTTCAAGGACTGCAGCCAGTTCTTCTACATGCAAACTCCCCCTGCAGGGATCAGGGGGTCAAATTTAAAGACGATCTGCCAGACGTACGGCGATAAACAGCGGTACGCCACGCTGTACGACCGTGGTCACCGTCTCCCGCTCTACTCCGCCTATGTTTTCAAGAAGTCGGATGGGCAGAAGAGAGTGGACACACCGTGGATGTATGAACCTCAG TTGGCATCTGAAGATGAAGGTGGGAACATGAGGGTTCTCCCTCTGAGTGCAGACATCCCAGCACTGGTAGAAGACAGTCAAGCGGTGTTGGAGGATTACACCGATGCGGTGGAGTACAGACGCGCTCCGCTCAACCCCGACCTGCACCAAGCGGAGCCTGATGACAAGTCCTCCACTTACACCTTGACCAATGTGGTCCCACTGATCACAGACTTCCTGGATTCCTCCTGGAACCCCTACTTAGAAACCATCCGCCGACGCCTGAACAACTTCTGCCATGGCAAGTCCTTCATCGTGACGGGAGTCACTCTTCCGGGGATCTCCATCCGCCGAAACAACAGGGACCGCATGACGGCACCAAAACACCTGTGGCTGGCGTACTGCTGCCCGCGGTTTGACCGTAACTCCCCGTACGAGGTCAGGTTCATGTTCCCAAGCTACGGAGGTTACGCACTGAATGAACATGTGGGCTTTAACGTGGTCGAGGTGCCACTGAAGACTCTGGAGAGTTTTCTGAGGAACCAGGCTGATATTTTGAAGGAGATGACAGTTTTTTATAAGGGCTGTTTGTCAGAAAACACCTtcaagaagaagaggagagacTTGACAGTCACCCAACCACAACCAGAAGAACGAAGGACCCCTAACTTTTGA